In Dryocola sp. LX212, the genomic stretch ATCTGAGTGAGCTGAAAAACTCCTTTTCCGGTGAAGCATTGCTGATTGCTACAGGGCCATCAATAAATAATATTGATTTTTCTTTGATTCCAGATTTGCCTGCGGCTGGTGTTAATGGTGCATGGCACCTGTCTAAATGGCTGGATTTTAAACTTTATGTCATAGTTGACATGATTTTTATTGATAATCAACATGAATTACTTGAAGAAATTATCGCTAACCAAAATATAATTCTATTTACGACTATGCATGGCATAGTGAGATTAGCAAATAAATTCTCACCAGAAAATATTTGCTGCTGCGTAGCCGTAATTGAAGATAAATGCTTCCCCATTTATCAGCCAACCATTAACAGAGATGAAGTATATAATAAGCTACATGCACACAAAAATATTGACTTCTCAAGTGAAAATAAAAATATCGCTTTCAGTCATGATATTCGCACCGGAATATTTGATGCGGGTACCGTGGTTTACTGGACACTCCAGATACTAGCATTTCTTGGATTTAAAAAAATATATGTTGCTGGTCTCGATATGAATAATTTTTCGAGCCCTCGTTTTTACGAAAACCCAAATAGTATGTTGCCATCGTTTTTGGAAAATAAATTGCAAGATATCATCATCCCAGCCTTTAAACTTGCAAGTGATTCACTTAAACAAGTTAATACAGAAGTCATCAACTTATCAACCAAGAGTGCAATTCCTGCGCATATTTTTCCTAAAATGGATTATCGTGATGTATTCAAATAATCGTTCACGCATTGAAAATGCTTACGCCATTCTTTTCGTGGCTTTCATTTTTATGAGTTCAATATTTTGTAATGTATCCAAGGTTAATTTACTATTTCATAGTTCGTTAATACTGCTCATTGGAGGAGCTGTTTTCTCTTCTAAAATAAGAGATGCCGTTCTCGCAGATAAAGATTTTTTAAAACGGCTTGCGATACCCATGGTGTTTCTTGCTTATTTTACACTTTCTAATATATGGTCCGGTCACCCAGGCAACATTAGCTCCACGGTTAAACACTCCATCTACTTAATAGCCTTTATTTGTATTTATCGACAAGTCGAGCTTATGGGATTAAAAAAGTATGTAATCTGCGCTGCTTTTCTTGGCATGACGGTACTAGCTATCTTAACATTGACTATGGTTGATAAAACAACTCTTACAACCCACAGGCTAGAGGATGCTTTCCCATGGGCACCAGATAACGTTATAGATCTGGGAGGATATATGGTGATAGGCATTTTCTGTGGGATGATATTCATTCGCGAATCAGGGAAGAATTGGCTATATGCATTATTACCTATACTTTTTATATCTCTACTTTTAACACAAAGCAGAGGGCCACTTATTGCCTTTATTGCCGCTTTTTCTTTATTATTTATTGTTAACCCAAGATATTCTTTAAAAAATATTCTCTACGCGTTTCTTATAATTTTTATCGTCGCGTTGTTAATATATCTTACTAAATTCTCAGATATATTAATTTTTCGCATCGAAAATTTATATAAACAAAGCTTTATCCGATTTGGCATTTGGCAAAATGCGATTGAAATCGCCAAAGATAAACCTTTCTTTGGTTGGGGTTATGATAAAGGTTTAGTTTTTGTAAATAGCATTGGGCAGAATATAACCACTACGCACACTATTTATCTGGCATCATTCTTAAAAGGCGGCATTGTTGGTTTATTACTAATGCTGTCTGTCGTTGTATTAGGGCTTTTCCAGATTCGTAAACATCTCCTCGCTGGCCAAAAAACTGAAGTCTCCATATTTATATTCTCTCTGATTTATTATATGTCTCAGGGGATGTTTATTATTGGGAACCCACAGGAATTTTGGTTCTTATTCTGGTTCCCTCTGGCGGTAATCCTTAGCACGCCAGTAAAAAAACTTGCAGACTAATTGGTAAAGCCGGGCTTAAAAACCCGGCTGATTACTTTTACGTTCGCAATATTCCGCCAGCGTCATACCCACCGTTCGACCCGCAAGCCATGTAAACAGCTTCTCCAGATCTTCATAAAGAAGCTCAATATCGCCCTCGTTCTTAAACGTTGGGCTGCCGCCGGGCATAAACTCCGAAGAGTGAAGCATAAATTCGACGTAATCATTGCCCTGCGCCAGCGTTTTTTCTGCGACGGCAATCATTTGTGCAGCATTGCCCCCGGATGGGCGTAACCAGTTGACTGAAGGGCTACGGTATTTACCCCGCAACCTGTCGTAGCCTTGCTTGAAGCCATTCATTAGCGCGCCGTGTTTGTACTGGATGCTCATAGGCACCTCCAGCAGCGGAGAAATACCGGGCTGACTAATATTGTCCAGATCCATAAAATAAGACTGCGACGGAAAATGCTGATAATTCGTTCCGCCGGTTCCCGTTGGCGATCCTTTCGCATTGCGCCAGTTCACCCGCGGCGTCACCGAACAATCAACTTTATAGCCCAGTTCCACCAGCAAACGCGCGTAGCGACTGTCGAAAGCCCAGCGCCCTGCCCGGTGGCTCAGCATTTTGGTGTGGAAGGTCTCCTCAAGCAACTTTGTCATAAAGACAACCTTCTCACGAAGGATCTCATCAGGGTATTCGATAAGATAAGGCTGCCAGCGCCAGTCATCCCCGGTTAAATCATAATCAGGTGGGCTGTTCCACGCATGAAGATGCATCCCCACCTCACCCTTCCCCCGCGCAATAACATCTTGAGCGAAAGCAATAAACGTGGGGTCTGTCGCCATCTCATAGTTGGCCAACCAGACGGGTTTGAAAGCATACTTCTCACATAAGGTCTGAAAACGGGGCAGAAAGCGTGCATTTTCCGTCTTGATCTGCTTGTGGTTTTGCCACAGATTATCGCCTTCGGTATCAATGGTGATGATAAATGCGGGAGTAGTCATTACCGTCTCTGCGTTCATAATGTTTACGCCATGTTACGCAGCCCGTTACTGAAGGGCAAACGTGATTCCAGGAAAACGCCGACTCCGCTGGCGAACGGTAGCAACCATACTCAAGGTCTATTAGAATCAGACATTGGCTAATCACCTAAAGATGATAATGAATAACGCCTTGAACACGCCCGCAGCCGGGCAGAAAACCCGCATACTGGTCATCAAGTTGCGCCATCACGGCGACATGTTGCTTACCACGCCGGTCATCAATGCCCTGCATCAGGCCTGGCCAGACGCGCAGATCGACGTCCTGCTTTATGAAGAAACCCGCGACATGCTGTCCGCACACCCTTTCATTCATCACATTTATGGTATTGACCGAAAATGGCGCAAACTGGGCACCCGACAGCATCTATGCAAAGAGTGGCAGTTGCTTAAAGCGTTACGCCAGCAGAATTATACCCTGGTGGTCAACCTTGCCGATCAGTGGCGCAGCGCTATAGTCACCCGTTTTACGGGCGCGCCAGTGCGCATCGGTTTTGATTTCAATAAACGCCGGGGATGGTTCTGGAATCACTGCCACACCCAGCTTGCCTCGGTTGCCGATCATCAAAAACTGCATACCGTTGAGCAAAATCTTTCCGTTCTCTCCCCCCTGGCTGTTGCCCCGATGAACGAAGTTACCATGAGCTATCGTTCGGAAGACTGGCAGAAGGTGCAGGAGAAATTGCAAAGTAAAAATGTTGATGCAGCGTTTATCGTCGTTCAGCCAACCTCTCGCTGGTTCTTCAAATGCTGGGATGAGAGTAAAATGGCTGCGACATTAACCGCACTTCAGCAGGACGGGCATACCCTGATATTAACCTCCGGGCCGGATAAAAATGAAAAAGCGATGATCGACAAAATCCGTGCCTTATGCCCGTCTGAACACATTCATTCCCTGGCCGGCGAACTCAGCCTGCGGCAGCTTGCCGCGCTAATCGATCATGCGAAACTTTTTATCGGCGTTGATTCCGTCCCCATGCATATGGCAGCCGCGCTGCAAACCCCATGCATTGCTCTGTTTGGCCCGTCTAAGCTGACATTTTGGAGTCCGTGGCAGGTCAAGGGCGAAGTTATCTGGGCTGGCAACTACGGCCCGCTTCCGGACCCCGACCAAATTGACACCAATACCAGTGAACGCTACCTCAACGCGATACCTGTGGATGATGTGGTTGCCGCAGCCCGGAGACAATTATTATGAAACGTTGCCGTCTGGCTATCGTTCGCCAAAAATACCGCCCCGATGGCGGGGCTGAACGTTTTGTCTCCCGTGCGCTGGAGGCGCTTAGCGCCCACGATCTGGAGCTAAATGTCATTACCCGCCAGTGGCAGGGTGAAAAGCAGGAAAACTGGCACATTCATCTCTGCGATCCCATGAAGTGGGGCCGCATTAGCCGTGAAAAAGGGTTTGCCGACGCGGCCCGCTCGCTGTGGCAACGCGAGCAGTTCGATCTGGTTCAAAGTCACGAGCGTATCGCAGGCTGCGATATCTATCGAGCCGGGGACGGCGTCCATCGCCGCTGGCTGTTGCAGCGTGCCCGCATTCTTCCGGCATGGCGTCAACAGTGGTTGCTTCGCGATCGCTATCACCGCTATGTTATGGAAGCCGAGCGGGCCATGTACCAGGCGCCCGAGCTGAAAGCCGTTATCTGCAACGCCGAAATGGTGAAGCGTGAAATAATCGAAGATTTTGCTATACCTGCTAATAAGATACATGTCATCTATAATGCAATTGATTCTTCCCGCTTCGTTCCGGCGACGCCGGAGCAACGTGCGAAATGGCGCAACGAGATTAATATCCCCCAACAGGCCGTAGCGATGGTCTATGTGGGGTCAGGTTTTGAGCGTAAGGGTCTGGCCAGCGCTATTCGCGCCATAGCCAGCACAGATCGCTACCTGATTGTAGTTGGCCAGGATAAAGCAGAAAAGAACTACCGGGCGCTGGCGCAAACTCTGGGGTGTCAGGACCGGGTGGTTTTCACGGGAATGCAGAAAAATACGCTGCCATTTTATCAGGCCGCTGATGGACTATTGCTGCCAACGCTCTATGATCCCTTTCCGAATGTGATCCTTGAAGCCATGGCCTGTGGTTTACCGGTTATTACGTCACCGACCTGCGGCGGGTCAGAATTTATAACAACCGGACAAAACGGATATGTTTGCGATGCGCTGGATATCAAGGCGTTGGCGGAGGCGGTGATGGCTGTCCCCGCCCTTCACCTGAACGACGCCATGGGAGTGAATGCACGTGAACGAGTCAGGGATGCCACACCGGAAAAACTTTCGCAGCAACTTATTTCGCTGTATCAAAACATACTGGATTAGATAATGCGCATCCTGATGATTATTGATGGACTCCCCGGTGGCGGGGCTGAAAAAACCGTACTGACCCTTTCTAAAGGGTTAGTCGGTATGGGCCATCAGGTATCCGTATTCTCGCTGAGGCGCGTTTGCGACTATGAGATCCCCGAGGGGGTCGATTATCAAATCATTCAGGATCGCTGTAAAAAACCCTGGCGCAAGCTCACCGAGCTTTCGCGTCGTGCCGCATTGCTCGATAAGGCCATCGAACAGGCGCAGAAAAATGGGCACTACGATCTCATCTTCTCCCACCTGCACAAAACTGACCGCATCGTCGCCCATACCCGCACCATACCGCGCGAAAAGCTCTGGTATTGCGTTCATGGTATGTTCTCATTTTCTTATCTGCTGCACCGCCACGGCGTCTCACGCTGGATAAAAAGGCAGAAAATCAAACACCTGTATCAGGGCAGCAACGTTGTGGCCGTCTCTAAGGCCGTGCTGCGCGATATTACCGGCCGCTTTGATATCTCCCTGGCCAAAAGCGCGGTCATTCATAATCCTTTCGATATTGCGGGCATCCAGCTTCGCGCTAAAGAGCCGTGCGAAATGGCAGGCCAGGATTATCTGATCCATGTGGGTCGCTTCCACGAGCACAAACGCCATGACCGTTTGATAAAGGCCTACGCGCTAAGCGGTATACAGGCACCGCTGGTGCTTATGGGTAATGGTTCTGAAGAGCGAATCGCTGAGATAAAAGCGATGGCTCTTGCCGCCGGAGTTGCGGAGCGGGTGATTCTGAAATCCTTCGTACCAAATCCTTATCCCTGGATTGCTAACGCACGCATGCTTCTGTTGAGCTCCGATTGCGAAGGATTTGGTAACGTACTGGTTGAGGCCTTAATTTGTCAGACTCCTGCCGTTAGCACGCACTGCCCAGGCGGCCCGGAAGAGATCCTCACCGGCCCCCTGGCCCGTGGTCTTTCCGGCATGAGCGATAAAGATCTGGCGGACAAGATGAAGGAGATTTATCAAAATCCTCCGCATATTGATGCCGGCACAATTGAGTCCTACAGTATCAGCGCCATTTGTCAGCAGTACTTGTCCCTGGCAACAGAAAAAAAATAACAGCGATTTTAGGTAACTTTATGCCCCAGACCCAGACACCTTTGCTTAGCGTCGTCGTTGCCGTTTATAACGGCGAACTCTTCCTGGAGAAATTCTTCGCCTGCCTGCAGGCCCAGGCCATTGATGAAATGGAAATCATCATGGTGAACGACGGTTCAACCGACGGTTCGATGGCAATCATTGAAAACTGGCGCGCGACGTTTCCAGAGATGTGCGTGATTGAGCAGGAAAACCAGGGTGTATCCGTTGCCCGCAACACAGGGCTAGCCGTAGCGACCGGCAAATACCTCTCTTTCCCGGACATTGACGACGATTTCAAACCCGGCATGTACCGTCGGCTGCTCGATCTGGCGCTGGCTGGCGATCTGGATGTAGTGACCTGCAATGGTAACTACGTCTACGAGAATAACAAAAAGCCCACTCGCTCCATCTTCCCGGAAGATAAACTGCGCTCAACCGGCGTGCTGAGCGGCCCGGTATGGCTGAAAATGGCGCTCGATTCCCGCAAATTTTTGCATGTCACCTGGCTGAACCTGTACCGCCACGATTTCATTCGCGAGCACGGCTTCTCCTTCGAACCCGGCCTGCGTCATCAGGATATCCCCTGGACCACAGAAGTGCTGCTGGCGGCCAGACGCGTCCAGTACACCAGCGAAAAATTTTACGATTACTATATCCATTCGGCTTCGGTTTCACACAAGCCGGATACCGACGACACGCTTATTCGCTCAGCGCGCCACTACATCCGCATCCTCGAAATGCTTGAAGAGATAAACCAGCGCTATCCGGAACAGGTAAAAAATATTCCGGCCTGCCAGTGGCAGATAGCTAAAGAAGGGCTGGGTATTCTGCACACTTTCAATACCATGAAAGACCCTAAGAAAAAAAAGATGATTATTCAGGAGTTCTTCGACCACGGCATCTGGCGGCTGATCTGGAAAAACGCACGCGGCTTCCGTCTGCGCTGGCGATTAGGCAGAAGGTACTTTAAGCTTAAAAAAGCGACGCGTGTGCCTGGTTAAGCAGATCTCATGCGGGCGACATCCGGTCTGCCCGCAATCAGCTGAATTCGTTGTCTGCTTACCCGAACCCGCGTTAAAGACCGTCTAAACTCACCAAAACAATAGCTTTACGCCCTGCGAATGCTTAGAATTTGCCCGCCGATAAAAAAATACGGAAAATTCGCTTGGAATCGTTGTATACCGCCCTGCTCTATCTCATTCAGCCCTTTGTGTGGCTGCGACTTTTGCTCCGTAGCCGCAAAGCTCCTGCGTATCGTAAACGCTGGGCGGAACGTTATGGCTTTTGTCGTGGGAAAGTAGCGCCGGACGGTATCATGCTGCACTCCGTATCCGTCGGGGAAACGCTTGCGGCTATTCCGCTGGTTCGGGCCCTGCGCCATCGTTATCCGACGATCCCAATTATCGTTACTACGATGACGCCAACCGGCTCCGAGCGAGTTCAGTCAGCCTTTGGTAAAAACGTCCATCACGTCTATCTGCCTTACGATCTACCCGGCTCAATGAACCGTTTCCTGGACACCGTGCGGCCTAAGCTTGTGATCGTCATGGAAACAGAGCTGTGGCCAAACATGATCGCCGCACTGCACGAACGAAAAATCCCGCTGGTCATCGCCAACGCTCGCCTGTCCGAACGCTCGGCAAAAGGCTACAAGAAGCTCGGTGATTTCACGCGCCGCCTGATGAGCCGTATCACGCTGATTGCCGCACAGAACGAAGAAGATGCGGGGCGATTCCTGGAGCTGGGACTTAAACGCTCGCAGCTTACTGTCACCGGTAGCCTGAAGTTTGATATCTCCGTGACACCAGAGCTTGCCGCCCGTGCGATTACCCTGCGCCGCCAGTGGGCTCCTCGTCGTAAGGTCTGGATTGCAACCAGCACTCATGACGGTGAAGAAAGCATTATTCTCGACGCACATCGCCAGCTGCTGGCGAAGTTCCCGGATTTACTGTTGATCCTGGTGCCGCGCCATCCGGAACGCTTTAAAGATGCCAAAGTTCTGGTGCA encodes the following:
- the waaA gene encoding lipid IV(A) 3-deoxy-D-manno-octulosonic acid transferase; the encoded protein is MESLYTALLYLIQPFVWLRLLLRSRKAPAYRKRWAERYGFCRGKVAPDGIMLHSVSVGETLAAIPLVRALRHRYPTIPIIVTTMTPTGSERVQSAFGKNVHHVYLPYDLPGSMNRFLDTVRPKLVIVMETELWPNMIAALHERKIPLVIANARLSERSAKGYKKLGDFTRRLMSRITLIAAQNEEDAGRFLELGLKRSQLTVTGSLKFDISVTPELAARAITLRRQWAPRRKVWIATSTHDGEESIILDAHRQLLAKFPDLLLILVPRHPERFKDAKVLVQKGGFSFTLRSSGEIPSNSTQVVIGDSMGELMLLYGIADLAFVGGSLVERGGHNPLEPAAHAIPVLMGPHIFNFKDICARLQQADGLITVTDAESLVSEITTLLTDEDYRLYYGRHAVEVLHQNQGALQRLLQLLQPYLPQRSH
- the rfaQ gene encoding putative lipopolysaccharide heptosyltransferase III, with the translated sequence MIMNNALNTPAAGQKTRILVIKLRHHGDMLLTTPVINALHQAWPDAQIDVLLYEETRDMLSAHPFIHHIYGIDRKWRKLGTRQHLCKEWQLLKALRQQNYTLVVNLADQWRSAIVTRFTGAPVRIGFDFNKRRGWFWNHCHTQLASVADHQKLHTVEQNLSVLSPLAVAPMNEVTMSYRSEDWQKVQEKLQSKNVDAAFIVVQPTSRWFFKCWDESKMAATLTALQQDGHTLILTSGPDKNEKAMIDKIRALCPSEHIHSLAGELSLRQLAALIDHAKLFIGVDSVPMHMAAALQTPCIALFGPSKLTFWSPWQVKGEVIWAGNYGPLPDPDQIDTNTSERYLNAIPVDDVVAAARRQLL
- a CDS encoding polysaccharide deacetylase family protein gives rise to the protein MTTPAFIITIDTEGDNLWQNHKQIKTENARFLPRFQTLCEKYAFKPVWLANYEMATDPTFIAFAQDVIARGKGEVGMHLHAWNSPPDYDLTGDDWRWQPYLIEYPDEILREKVVFMTKLLEETFHTKMLSHRAGRWAFDSRYARLLVELGYKVDCSVTPRVNWRNAKGSPTGTGGTNYQHFPSQSYFMDLDNISQPGISPLLEVPMSIQYKHGALMNGFKQGYDRLRGKYRSPSVNWLRPSGGNAAQMIAVAEKTLAQGNDYVEFMLHSSEFMPGGSPTFKNEGDIELLYEDLEKLFTWLAGRTVGMTLAEYCERKSNQPGF
- a CDS encoding sugar glycosyltransferase, which produces MRHNENLWPYVKIKRDGTGAITDLFYKGQRFPLVNLSELKNSFSGEALLIATGPSINNIDFSLIPDLPAAGVNGAWHLSKWLDFKLYVIVDMIFIDNQHELLEEIIANQNIILFTTMHGIVRLANKFSPENICCCVAVIEDKCFPIYQPTINRDEVYNKLHAHKNIDFSSENKNIAFSHDIRTGIFDAGTVVYWTLQILAFLGFKKIYVAGLDMNNFSSPRFYENPNSMLPSFLENKLQDIIIPAFKLASDSLKQVNTEVINLSTKSAIPAHIFPKMDYRDVFK
- a CDS encoding O-antigen ligase family protein, whose translation is MYSNNRSRIENAYAILFVAFIFMSSIFCNVSKVNLLFHSSLILLIGGAVFSSKIRDAVLADKDFLKRLAIPMVFLAYFTLSNIWSGHPGNISSTVKHSIYLIAFICIYRQVELMGLKKYVICAAFLGMTVLAILTLTMVDKTTLTTHRLEDAFPWAPDNVIDLGGYMVIGIFCGMIFIRESGKNWLYALLPILFISLLLTQSRGPLIAFIAAFSLLFIVNPRYSLKNILYAFLIIFIVALLIYLTKFSDILIFRIENLYKQSFIRFGIWQNAIEIAKDKPFFGWGYDKGLVFVNSIGQNITTTHTIYLASFLKGGIVGLLLMLSVVVLGLFQIRKHLLAGQKTEVSIFIFSLIYYMSQGMFIIGNPQEFWFLFWFPLAVILSTPVKKLAD
- a CDS encoding glycosyltransferase, with the translated sequence MPQTQTPLLSVVVAVYNGELFLEKFFACLQAQAIDEMEIIMVNDGSTDGSMAIIENWRATFPEMCVIEQENQGVSVARNTGLAVATGKYLSFPDIDDDFKPGMYRRLLDLALAGDLDVVTCNGNYVYENNKKPTRSIFPEDKLRSTGVLSGPVWLKMALDSRKFLHVTWLNLYRHDFIREHGFSFEPGLRHQDIPWTTEVLLAARRVQYTSEKFYDYYIHSASVSHKPDTDDTLIRSARHYIRILEMLEEINQRYPEQVKNIPACQWQIAKEGLGILHTFNTMKDPKKKKMIIQEFFDHGIWRLIWKNARGFRLRWRLGRRYFKLKKATRVPG
- a CDS encoding glycosyltransferase family 4 protein produces the protein MKRCRLAIVRQKYRPDGGAERFVSRALEALSAHDLELNVITRQWQGEKQENWHIHLCDPMKWGRISREKGFADAARSLWQREQFDLVQSHERIAGCDIYRAGDGVHRRWLLQRARILPAWRQQWLLRDRYHRYVMEAERAMYQAPELKAVICNAEMVKREIIEDFAIPANKIHVIYNAIDSSRFVPATPEQRAKWRNEINIPQQAVAMVYVGSGFERKGLASAIRAIASTDRYLIVVGQDKAEKNYRALAQTLGCQDRVVFTGMQKNTLPFYQAADGLLLPTLYDPFPNVILEAMACGLPVITSPTCGGSEFITTGQNGYVCDALDIKALAEAVMAVPALHLNDAMGVNARERVRDATPEKLSQQLISLYQNILD
- a CDS encoding glycosyltransferase, which gives rise to MRILMIIDGLPGGGAEKTVLTLSKGLVGMGHQVSVFSLRRVCDYEIPEGVDYQIIQDRCKKPWRKLTELSRRAALLDKAIEQAQKNGHYDLIFSHLHKTDRIVAHTRTIPREKLWYCVHGMFSFSYLLHRHGVSRWIKRQKIKHLYQGSNVVAVSKAVLRDITGRFDISLAKSAVIHNPFDIAGIQLRAKEPCEMAGQDYLIHVGRFHEHKRHDRLIKAYALSGIQAPLVLMGNGSEERIAEIKAMALAAGVAERVILKSFVPNPYPWIANARMLLLSSDCEGFGNVLVEALICQTPAVSTHCPGGPEEILTGPLARGLSGMSDKDLADKMKEIYQNPPHIDAGTIESYSISAICQQYLSLATEKK